A stretch of DNA from Streptomyces gobiensis:
CTCAGCGAGCTGGCGGGCAGCGAACGGATCGTGCAGCGGCCCAGCAACTGACGTAGTGCCAGCGGCAGTTCTGAGGTGTCCAGCGCGGTACGGGTCGCCATGCCGAGCACCCGGGTGGGCGCGTCGACCAGATCGTGCGCGTCGGCCCGCTCCAGCCAGGTGTTCTCACCGCCCCCGGCGGCCGCCAGCCGGGTCAGCTCCTGTGGCTCCAGTGACCGCGGCGTGCGCAGCAGAAACTCATCCACGGTCGCTTCGCCCAGTGGATGGGTCTGCAGCGCCAGGATGTCCACCCGCCGGTCGGCCAGCTGGGTGCAGAGCGCGGCCAGGGAGCCGGGTTCGTCACGTACGGTCGTCCGCATCCGCCACAGCACCGTCTCGCCACCCGGCTCGGGGCGTCGCTCGTCCGCTGTCGCGGTGCTGGTATCGAGGGGCGGCGGCGCATGCGTATGACGCCGTGCCCACCAGGCGTGGAACCCGGCCGTCGCCAGCAGTACGACGGCGGAGGCGATGAGCAGCACGGGGCCGTCCCGCCCGTTGAGAACCGTCTTGGCGACGCTGTCCGCTACGGTGACCGCGGTGAAAAGCGCCGCGAGTTCGACGAGGTCACGGCGCCAGTGGTGGCGCCGGAGTGCGGGTGTGCGAGCAGAGGAATCAGCCATGCTCGCCACCTTGGGCCATGGGTGTTGCCTGATCACGAACGAACTGTGACCGATGGGTTAAGGGGGATCTGGATCTCTTGTGTCCGTTTCAACCACTCTGTACGAGGTGTCGCAGGACCCGGCCGCAGCGTCGTGCGTAGGCCCGCTGGAAGAGGGTGATCAGCGGTCCCGCAGCCCGGGTCCACCACACCCCGGGCACGCTGAACGAGCTCACGGTCAGCCACACCGAACCGTCCTCCTCCGCGCTGACGACGAACGCCTCCTCCCCGACCTCGGGATGGCCCGGCAGGGTGCCGTAGCCGAAACCGGCGCGACGCTCCTCCTCGACGGCCCACACCACACGGCACGGGCCATGCACCCGCAGCCATCCGACACCCAGGCCGACCACGACGCGCACACTCTCAGCCGCCTGCTCAGCGTCCGCGTCGACGGTCACACCCATCGCCCGGTGCATCCGCCACTCCAGCACGGCACGGGCCGCGGTCCGGAAACAGCCCTCGCCGGCGCCGAGACGGGTACGGACGTGAAGGTGCCGGTATCCGGCCGGCCGTTCGCCGCGCTGTGTCGCCCCGGTCTCGGCGTAGCTGAAGTCTTCCGTCACCAGCCGAGTATCGCTCACTGCCCGACCCGGCCCGGCTGCAACACCTGGGTGAACAGCACCGCGCCGCCCTCCTCGCGCAGCCGCACCGTCAGTTCGCCGCTCTCTGCGTCGATATCGACCTGGCCGAAGAACTGCCCGCCCTTGCTGGGCGGCACGTTGGCCTCGGCTGGCGCCTTGATAAAGGACTGCTCAGGGCCGAAGGTGGCGTCCAGCTTCACCGCGGGGAAACCGCCCGCGTTGAGCGGCCCGGACACAAACTCCCAGAAGGGCGCGAAGTCTTTGAAGGCCGCCCGCGAGGGGTCGTAGTGCTGCGCCGAGGTGTAGTGGACATCGGCCGTGAACCACACCGTGCCGGTGATCCGCCAGTGTTTGATGTGCCGCAGCAGCTCGGCGATCTGCAGCTCCCGGCCCAGCGGGGCACCCGGATCACCCTGGGCGATCGCTTCGAAGTTCTCCGGCCCGTCCGCGACGACCAGTCCCAGGGGCATATCCGAGGCGATCACCTTCCACACCGCCCGCGACCGGGACAGCGCCCGCTTCAGCCAGGCCAGCTGCCGCTCACCGAGGACGCCCTGGGATTCCTGCGGCTGGCGGCCCGGCGAGTTGGCGTTGCGATAGGTGCGCATATCGAGCACAAAGACATCAAGCAGCGGCCCGTGGTGCACCACCCGGTACACCCGGCCGTCCTCGTCTTCCGGCGGCAGCGTGCTCAGCGGAAAGTACTCGCTGAACGCCCGCCGCGAACGGGCGGCCAGCACCTCCACGCTCTTCTCGGTATACCGGTCATCGTCCAGGATCTCGCCCGGATACCAGTTGTTGACCACCTCATGGTCGTCCCACTGGGTGATCGAGGGCACCTGAGCGTTGAACCGCCGCAGATTCTCATCCAGCAGGTTGTAGCGGAAATTCCCCCGGAACTCGGCGAGCGTCTCGGCGACCTTGGACTTCTCCTCGGTGGTGACATTGCGCCAGACACCGCCGTCCGGGAGCCGCACCACCGGCTCGATCGGGTTGTCCGCGTAGACCGTATCGCCGCTGTGCAGAAAGAAGTCCGGGTCCAGGCGCCGCATCTCTTCGAAGACGGGGAAGCCCCCACGGTCCGGATTGATGCCCCAGCCCTGCCCCGCCACATCACCCGACCACAGAAAACGCACCCCTGCCCGGCGCCCGGCCGGTGCGGTACGGAAGGTGCCGTACACCGGCTCACCCATGCGCCGCGGGTCCCCGGGGTCGCTGAGCAGCACCCGGTAGTGGATCTGCTCACCCGGCGGCAGCCCACGCAGCACGGTCCTCCCGGTGAAGTCCGTGCCAGGGCCGATCAGGGGACCCCGCCAGCACCGCGGATCGCGGAACGACTCGGTCGCGGATGTCTCGACGACCATCCGGGCCGGCCGGTCGGAGCGCACCCACACCAGCCCGGACGAGGAGGTGACATCGCCGGCCTGAACCCCCCAGCGTGCACCGGGCCGCCCCGTCAGCGCCTGCGCGGGCGCGTAACCGATGAGCGCGGCGGGCAGTGTGAGCGCCGCGGATGTGGCCAGCGAGCCACGCAGCACCGCGCGCCGACCAGGCTTGGCAGCGATGGACGAGCCGCCCTGTGTCATAAACGAGCCTCCTGTGCTGCGGGATTCCCATGGAACCGGGATTCCCATGGAACACGGCAGGAACACGGGCAGGCCCAACGCAGGACGGCATTCTCGTGACAAACGCGTGTGCGTCAGCCGAACCCGCCCCGGGAACAGCCGCGGCCCGGCGTCCCTACGCCGCCCGGACCAGGGCCGGTGCGCGCACCGTGTCGAGAATGACCCGGGTGACCAGTGCCGGATCATCGTTCATCGGCACATGCCCGCACCCGGGCAGCCGCACCAGCCGGGCACCCGGTATGGCCCGTTTGGCCCGTATTCCCTGACGGGGCAACAGCAGTCGGTCACGGGTACCCCAGCCGATCGTCACCGGGACATCCGGCACATTGTCGGAGAACACCACGCCCGGCCGCCGCCCGGCCGCCAGGGTGGGCTCGAATCCGGGCGCCTCCCGCAGCGCGTGGGTCTCGGCGATGACAGCCTCGGCCGAACGGCGGCCGGGCCGGGCGTATATGGCGCCGGCTATCGCGGCGCGCCCGACCGCCGTACGGGCCAGCCGCGCCACCACCGGCGGGGGCAGCGCACTCGCCCCGATACGCATCCCGCTCAGCACGCCGAAGGCGTAGCGCCGCTCCGGCTCCGTCCAGAACCCGGCGGGGGACAGCGCGGTGACCGAGCGCACCAGCCGCTCGCGGCCGAGCTCCAGCGCCAGCAGACCGCCCAGTGAATTCCCGGCGACATGCGGCCGGTCCACGCCCAGCGCCGCGCATATCTCCCGCAGCAGCGGAACCACCGTGCCCAGGTCATAGGCGTAGCCATCGGGCAGCGCCGGTGACTGGCCGAAACCCGGCAGATCCAGCGCTATCACGTCGTACGAGGCGGCGAGAGCGCTCGTCACCGGTTCCCACGCCTGCAGATGATGTCCGATCCCGTGCAGCAGGACCAAGGGCTCACCGGCACCGCGCCGTTCATAGGCCACCGTGAAGTCGGGCCGTCCGGCGGGTGAGACACAAACGAAGGACACGGGACCAGTCATCACAAGCTCCTTGTCGCGACGGGACGTCAATTTCATCGACACCCTGTCAGTAACTGCGGCCGTGCGGAAGGCGGAGAAGAGCCGCCTGGACAGAGCCGGTTTCCGTCAGGTGGGATGCTCCCGTGGCAGACGACAGCGTGACCGAGGTCTTCGAGGAACACCGTCCGACCCTGCTGGGGGTGGCCTACCGGATGCTCGGCCGGGTGGCCGACGCCGAGGACGTGGTTCAGGAGTCCTGGCTGCGCTGGTCCGCCGCGGACCGTACCGGTGTACGCGAACCTCGCGCGTATCTGGTCCGCGTCACCACCCGGCTCGCCATCGACCGGCTGCGCCAGGCCAAGGCCCGCCGGGAGTCCTATGTCGGTCCCTGGCTGCCCGAGCCGCTGGTGACCGATCTGGGCGGCACCGTCCCGGACACCGCGGAGCGCGCGGTGCTCGCCGAATCTGTCTCACTGGCCGTGCTGGTGGTGCTGGAATCGCTTTCCCCGCTGGAGCGGGCGGTGTTCGTGCTCCGCGAGGCTTTCGGCTTCCCCTACGCCGAGATCGCCACCGCCCTGAAGCGCGGTGAGGCGGCCGTACGGCAGCTCGCGGGCCGCGCCCGCCGCCATGTCGAGGAACGTAGGCCGCGCTTCGATGTCGACCCCGCCCAGCAGCGCGACCTCACGGAGCGGTTCCTTGCCGCCGCCACCGGCGGCGACTTGGCGGGGCTGCTCGCCGTTCTCGCGCCCGATGTGCGGCTGATCGGGGACGGCGGCGGCAAGGCCAAGGCCCCGCTGCGGGTCATCGAGAGCGCCGACAAGGTCGGCCGCTTCCTCGCGGCCGTCGGACCGACCCCGCTGTCCGGCCTCGGCTTCGCCTTCCTGGAGCTCAACGGCGCCCCCGCGGTGCTCGCCACCACTGAGGGGCGCCCGTACACCGCCTTTGTTCTCGATATCGCTGATGGCCGCGTTCAATCTGTCTACGTCATGACAAACCCGGATAAGATCGCCCATCTGGCGGCGCAGCCGCTCTAGCCCGCCGACGCCCCCGGCACCGCTCTCCCCGGCGGCCGCCGATGTTACGGCGGCGGCGTATGGGGGGCGTATGGGGGGCGTATGGGGCTGAGTCCGCATGCCGGATTGGTCTTGACCAAGGGATGGGGCCGTCCTATGGTCACAGGCATACGCAACAACCTTTAAAAAACAAGCGCGCGTAAACCCCGCTGGGGACACGGCTATTGCGGAGGTAAGGGTGGGGACCACGCAGTTGGAGACGGTGCCGGAGCCGAAGTACTGGCATCTGAAGACCGTGCTCGCTGAGGCGCTCGACTCCGAGTTCGCGGTCGGGCAGATCCTGCCGAACGAACGGGAGCTCGCCGCCCGTTACGGGGTCGCCAGGGCGACTTTGCGACAGGCCCTGGAACAGCTTGAGTTCGAAGGCCGGCTGCAGCGCCGCCGTGGCGTGGGCACCACCGTCGCCCCGCCGCGCGTCGGCGTGGACGTCGCCCCCGTAGAGGACAGCTGGCCCGGCGCGCCCGGCGACGCCTGGCAGACCGACGGCTGCGAGGAGGTGTCGCCGCCCGCCCGGGTCGCCCGGCTGCTCGACGCGTCCACCACGGAGCCCGTGTCCGCGGTGCGCCGCACCCGCAGGGCACACGGCCAGACCGTCGCGACCGAGCTCCTGTACGTCCCGTGCGCCGCCACCCCCGGCATATCCGGCAGCGGAGCGGCCCGCGGCCACGCCGCGCTGCGTGCGCTGCACCATCTGGAGCTCGA
This window harbors:
- a CDS encoding DUF1990 family protein, which gives rise to MTEDFSYAETGATQRGERPAGYRHLHVRTRLGAGEGCFRTAARAVLEWRMHRAMGVTVDADAEQAAESVRVVVGLGVGWLRVHGPCRVVWAVEEERRAGFGYGTLPGHPEVGEEAFVVSAEEDGSVWLTVSSFSVPGVWWTRAAGPLITLFQRAYARRCGRVLRHLVQSG
- a CDS encoding alkaline phosphatase D family protein gives rise to the protein MTQGGSSIAAKPGRRAVLRGSLATSAALTLPAALIGYAPAQALTGRPGARWGVQAGDVTSSSGLVWVRSDRPARMVVETSATESFRDPRCWRGPLIGPGTDFTGRTVLRGLPPGEQIHYRVLLSDPGDPRRMGEPVYGTFRTAPAGRRAGVRFLWSGDVAGQGWGINPDRGGFPVFEEMRRLDPDFFLHSGDTVYADNPIEPVVRLPDGGVWRNVTTEEKSKVAETLAEFRGNFRYNLLDENLRRFNAQVPSITQWDDHEVVNNWYPGEILDDDRYTEKSVEVLAARSRRAFSEYFPLSTLPPEDEDGRVYRVVHHGPLLDVFVLDMRTYRNANSPGRQPQESQGVLGERQLAWLKRALSRSRAVWKVIASDMPLGLVVADGPENFEAIAQGDPGAPLGRELQIAELLRHIKHWRITGTVWFTADVHYTSAQHYDPSRAAFKDFAPFWEFVSGPLNAGGFPAVKLDATFGPEQSFIKAPAEANVPPSKGGQFFGQVDIDAESGELTVRLREEGGAVLFTQVLQPGRVGQ
- a CDS encoding alpha/beta fold hydrolase, with the protein product MTGPVSFVCVSPAGRPDFTVAYERRGAGEPLVLLHGIGHHLQAWEPVTSALAASYDVIALDLPGFGQSPALPDGYAYDLGTVVPLLREICAALGVDRPHVAGNSLGGLLALELGRERLVRSVTALSPAGFWTEPERRYAFGVLSGMRIGASALPPPVVARLARTAVGRAAIAGAIYARPGRRSAEAVIAETHALREAPGFEPTLAAGRRPGVVFSDNVPDVPVTIGWGTRDRLLLPRQGIRAKRAIPGARLVRLPGCGHVPMNDDPALVTRVILDTVRAPALVRAA
- a CDS encoding RNA polymerase sigma-70 factor: MADDSVTEVFEEHRPTLLGVAYRMLGRVADAEDVVQESWLRWSAADRTGVREPRAYLVRVTTRLAIDRLRQAKARRESYVGPWLPEPLVTDLGGTVPDTAERAVLAESVSLAVLVVLESLSPLERAVFVLREAFGFPYAEIATALKRGEAAVRQLAGRARRHVEERRPRFDVDPAQQRDLTERFLAAATGGDLAGLLAVLAPDVRLIGDGGGKAKAPLRVIESADKVGRFLAAVGPTPLSGLGFAFLELNGAPAVLATTEGRPYTAFVLDIADGRVQSVYVMTNPDKIAHLAAQPL
- a CDS encoding GntR family transcriptional regulator; amino-acid sequence: MGTTQLETVPEPKYWHLKTVLAEALDSEFAVGQILPNERELAARYGVARATLRQALEQLEFEGRLQRRRGVGTTVAPPRVGVDVAPVEDSWPGAPGDAWQTDGCEEVSPPARVARLLDASTTEPVSAVRRTRRAHGQTVATELLYVPCAATPGISGSGAARGHAALRALHHLELEGQERSVELGSARADDARQLDRLPGAPVLVVTTRYLSGGATMAVAVSTYRADTCRLTFGDTGAVELLAS